The following are from one region of the Colius striatus isolate bColStr4 chromosome Z, bColStr4.1.hap1, whole genome shotgun sequence genome:
- the LOC133628721 gene encoding LOW QUALITY PROTEIN: leucine-rich repeat-containing protein 14-like (The sequence of the model RefSeq protein was modified relative to this genomic sequence to represent the inferred CDS: inserted 1 base in 1 codon): MGAGLGVPYCYAPIAARRPPLALHPLRLLCRDFHAEELSVSTVVSLLDSLEPAAVRRVVLRFNNLGLAGLCAVLPHLGRFPALRSLKLPYSNVDVRRPAPGTDAGIRCLAAHLRALPALKELDLYSSRLCGRLRQLLGELQTPLESLALAFCCLLPSDLIFLSSSLHAPSLLQLDLSGHNLTSPSLLQPLRTLLEAASCPLLQLELLECQLGDAELELLLPALRRCRRLRCLGLLGTXLSAAALGGLARHCAALPDLRLVGYSQPPRGSGHHTPTQGEEGFPAELCRLLASAGRADAVWTSSLQRYGAIDYFSL; this comes from the exons atgggggctggcttaggggtgcccTATTGCTACGCGCCTATTGCTGCGCGccgccctccgctcgccctgCACCCCCTGCGCCTGCTCTGCCGCGACTTCCACGCCGAGGAGCTCTCCGTCTCCACCGTCGTCTCCCTGCTGGACTCCCTGGAGCCTGCCGCCGTCCGCAGAGTTGTTTTACGCTTCAACAACctggggctggcggggctgtgcgcagtgctgcctcacctcgGCCGCTTCCCCGCACTGcgcagcctcaagctgccctaCAGCAACGTGGACGTGCGCCGCCCGGCCCCCGGCACGGACGCCGGCATCCGCTGCTTGGCCGCTCACCTccgggccctgcctgccctcaaggAACTCGATTTGTACTCCTCCAGGCTTTGTGGGAgactcaggcagctcctggg CGAGCTGCAGACTCCCCTGGAGAGTCTGGCACtggccttctgctgcctgctcccctccgACCTCATCTTCCTGTCCTCGAGCCTCCACGCGCCCTCCCTGCTCCAACTGGACCTGAGCGGCCACAACCTCACgtcccccagcctcctgcaacCCTTGCGGACGCTGCTGGAAGCCGCTTCGTGcccgctgctgcagctggagctgctggagtgtcaGCTGGGGGAcgcggagctggagctgctgctgccggcgctgcgccgctgccgccgcctgcGCTGCCTCGGTCTCCTCGGCA CCCTGAGCGCGGCGGCGCTGGGCGGCCTGGCCCGGCACTGCGCGGCCCTGCCCGACCTGCGCCTCGTGGGCTActcgcagccgccgcggggctcCGGCCACCACACCCCCacgcagggggaggagggtttcCCGGCGGAGCTGTGCCGGCTGCTGGCGAGCGCGGGTAGAGCAGACGCCGTGTGGACGAGCAGCCTCCAGCGCTACGGAGCCATCGACTACTTCAGCTTGTAG